In the genome of bacterium, one region contains:
- the secD gene encoding protein translocase subunit SecD, with protein MKPFIKRILVFLFVILLGAAAAWVVHPQGSKIDLNKIGINYKKEFNLRLGLDLKGGAHLVYKADFKDVADADKSDALNSVRDTIERRVNAFGVSEPVIQVQGSDQIIVDLPGVADVNEAINQIGQTPLLEFRTQGDPNAVQNATVGADGQVVLDPLAGWDQTALSGKQLKRATADVQAQQGSLNSGIIVRLQFDDEGTKLFSELTQANIGKQIAIVLDGQIISAPTVQTAITDGEAIISGNFPADEAKELATRLNSGALPVPVSLISQQNIGASLGQESIQLSLIAGLIGLLMVVLFMIFYYRYPGLLAVLALIIYVLLSIAIFKIGISITAIVLVGAFFLLGVVVSGWFGILALVSYIALMLLNGVQPVTLTLAGIAGFILSIGMAVDANILIFERMKEEIRSGKELTKAIDDGFARAWLSIRDSNVSSLITTFILYMFGTPSIKGFAITLSIGILISMFSAITATRTFLRLLMTKRISTMPWLFGAKLKKAKE; from the coding sequence ATGAAACCATTTATTAAGCGAATTTTGGTTTTTTTATTTGTCATTTTATTGGGTGCAGCGGCAGCCTGGGTAGTCCATCCGCAGGGCAGTAAAATCGACTTAAATAAAATCGGAATTAACTACAAAAAAGAGTTCAATCTGCGCCTTGGGCTAGACCTTAAAGGCGGTGCTCACTTAGTTTATAAGGCAGATTTTAAGGATGTCGCAGATGCCGACAAATCCGATGCGTTAAACAGCGTCCGCGATACTATCGAGCGCCGCGTTAATGCTTTTGGCGTATCCGAACCAGTCATTCAAGTTCAGGGCTCGGATCAGATTATTGTTGACCTACCCGGGGTGGCAGACGTTAACGAAGCTATTAACCAAATTGGCCAAACTCCACTATTAGAATTTCGTACCCAGGGCGACCCAAATGCGGTACAGAACGCAACTGTCGGAGCAGACGGTCAGGTAGTGTTGGATCCTTTGGCAGGCTGGGATCAAACAGCCTTATCCGGAAAGCAGCTGAAGCGGGCCACCGCAGACGTTCAAGCTCAGCAGGGTTCTTTGAACTCGGGAATTATTGTTCGGTTGCAGTTTGATGATGAAGGCACCAAGCTATTCTCAGAACTGACCCAGGCTAACATCGGCAAGCAAATTGCAATTGTTCTGGACGGCCAAATCATCAGCGCACCGACTGTACAAACAGCAATTACCGACGGCGAAGCGATTATTTCCGGCAACTTCCCAGCAGACGAAGCAAAGGAGTTGGCTACTCGTCTAAATTCTGGTGCTTTACCTGTGCCTGTCAGCTTAATTTCTCAACAGAATATCGGAGCCTCTTTGGGACAAGAATCCATTCAGCTCTCTCTCATCGCCGGTCTCATCGGCTTGCTGATGGTGGTGCTATTTATGATTTTCTACTACAGATATCCAGGCCTATTGGCCGTATTAGCCCTGATTATTTATGTATTGCTTTCTATTGCAATATTTAAGATCGGCATCTCGATCACAGCTATCGTTCTGGTCGGCGCATTCTTCCTGCTCGGCGTAGTTGTGAGTGGCTGGTTCGGCATCCTGGCGTTGGTTAGCTATATTGCGTTAATGCTCTTAAATGGCGTACAACCAGTGACTCTAACATTGGCTGGCATTGCTGGATTCATTTTGTCTATCGGTATGGCTGTGGATGCCAATATTTTGATCTTTGAGAGAATGAAGGAAGAAATCCGCAGCGGCAAGGAGCTTACCAAAGCGATTGACGATGGCTTTGCCCGAGCTTGGCTATCTATTCGTGACTCGAATGTATCTAGCTTGATAACAACTTTCATCTTGTACATGTTCGGCACGCCTTCGATCAAAGGGTTTGCCATCACACTGTCTATCGGTATTTTAATCTCTATGTTCAGCGCTATCACAGCTACCCGCACTTTCTTAAGATTATTAATGACAAAGCGAATCTCAACAATGCCATGGCTATTTGGGGCGAAGCTTAAGAAAGCAAAGGAATAA
- the secF gene encoding protein translocase subunit SecF: MKLLNYYRQFFVLSIAITLISIIALAVFGLKLGIDFKGGSVTELEFNQAVDTGKVREVIQQKGISGAQVQSTEDNGVIIRTEQQDEEKHKELLAALKTDVGEFTEKSYQSIGPIVGEQLTRQAVYQLILVSLGIVLYIAYAFRKVTKPISSWQFGIAAVVALLHDLIVVLGIFALLGHFFNIEIDSMFVTAMLTVLGFSVHDTIIVFDRIRENLRVYAGQSIEFVVNHSISQTLVRSLNTSLTVLFVLLALLLFGGETIRYFVLALFVGIVAGTYSSIFVASPILVLWQNYRLRKRK; encoded by the coding sequence ATGAAATTACTAAATTACTACCGGCAGTTCTTTGTTCTCTCTATAGCTATTACTCTGATTAGCATCATCGCTTTAGCTGTATTCGGGCTTAAACTCGGCATAGATTTTAAAGGTGGTTCCGTAACAGAGTTGGAATTTAACCAAGCTGTAGATACAGGTAAAGTCAGAGAGGTTATTCAACAGAAGGGGATTAGCGGTGCGCAGGTTCAGTCTACAGAAGATAACGGCGTGATTATTCGCACCGAGCAGCAAGATGAAGAAAAGCATAAGGAGCTTTTGGCTGCTTTAAAAACTGACGTGGGTGAATTTACCGAAAAAAGCTATCAGTCGATCGGTCCTATCGTGGGAGAACAGCTCACTAGGCAAGCTGTATATCAGCTTATCTTAGTGTCATTGGGTATTGTGTTATACATTGCATATGCGTTCCGTAAGGTTACTAAGCCTATTTCCAGCTGGCAATTCGGTATTGCAGCAGTTGTAGCCCTCCTCCATGACTTGATTGTCGTACTCGGTATTTTTGCACTTCTTGGACACTTCTTTAACATCGAAATAGACAGCATGTTCGTTACCGCTATGCTTACCGTATTGGGCTTCTCGGTTCACGATACGATTATTGTGTTCGATAGAATCCGCGAAAATCTGCGAGTGTATGCAGGGCAGTCGATCGAGTTCGTCGTTAATCATAGTATTTCGCAAACATTAGTCCGTTCGCTCAATACTAGCTTAACCGTACTCTTTGTATTGCTTGCACTGCTCCTATTTGGAGGCGAGACTATCCGTTATTTCGTTCTAGCCTTATTCGTAGGTATAGTGGCCGGTACTTATTCGTCCATCTTCGTAGCTAGTCCAATACTAGTTTTGTGGCAAAATTACAGATTGCGTAAACGAAAATAA
- a CDS encoding type IV secretion system DNA-binding domain-containing protein, giving the protein MEQKEQINFFGKTNFRNRQVPFGIKTDDRRRHMYVIGKTGMGKTTLMENMVIQDIRNGNGVCFIDPHGDPIMKILDFVPPHRINDVVYFNPADLDYPIAFNILESVESRYKHLVASGLMGVFTKIWASMWSSRMEYILNNTILALLDSPGNTMLGIVRMYVDKKYRKKIVDNIKDPMVKAFWIEEFANYAEKYRTEAVAPIQNKVGQFLSSAVIRNIVGQPKSTIDLRDIMDNQKILLLDLSKGKVGEDNSALLGAMIITKLQLAALSRVDIPESERKDFYLYVDEFQNFVTDSFATILSEARKYRLNLTMGHQYIGQLTPENNTKVRDAVFGNVGSMIVFRVGAADAEYLETEFEPAFTPTDIVNLPKFHIVLKLMINGVASDPFTATTIPVDENWRIGDGEKVIKVSRERYANPREEVEEKIQRWMGTEFHEASADSHSAENGEQSIRRQRDLPAQKAGTGGYAASRERTPVTRPESNENMRQTDQNDQPGVVAEVSEVAVRKASIQIADDFLNRVKTPAKAPAFGPSAAAPGKLGPNSNSNRTGGRSFSKPNSRTAAAQPGNAYSRPKPAPKGPKKPDFWKTAQTLNQQNQEGLANNIADALEGAFTTAPPKPQPAAQQAPKPPVDGQSANQTGIAEEGQTYNL; this is encoded by the coding sequence ATGGAACAAAAAGAACAAATCAATTTTTTTGGCAAAACGAACTTCCGCAATCGGCAAGTTCCTTTTGGCATTAAAACCGACGATCGCCGTCGTCACATGTATGTGATCGGTAAAACAGGAATGGGGAAGACCACGTTGATGGAAAACATGGTTATTCAGGATATCCGCAACGGCAACGGCGTCTGCTTCATCGACCCCCATGGCGATCCGATAATGAAAATTTTGGATTTTGTTCCGCCTCATCGGATTAACGACGTGGTGTACTTTAATCCGGCCGATTTAGACTACCCGATCGCGTTCAATATATTAGAATCTGTGGAAAGCCGGTATAAACATTTAGTCGCTTCCGGCTTGATGGGTGTGTTCACCAAAATTTGGGCCAGCATGTGGTCTAGCCGTATGGAATACATTCTAAACAACACCATTTTGGCTTTGCTCGACAGTCCTGGCAACACTATGCTTGGTATTGTGCGAATGTATGTAGATAAAAAGTACCGTAAAAAAATTGTCGATAATATCAAGGATCCAATGGTTAAGGCTTTTTGGATTGAAGAGTTCGCCAATTATGCAGAAAAGTACCGAACAGAAGCCGTGGCTCCGATCCAGAACAAAGTCGGACAGTTTTTATCCTCGGCCGTCATTCGCAACATCGTGGGGCAGCCAAAATCTACAATAGATTTGCGCGATATAATGGATAACCAAAAAATTCTATTGCTGGACCTTTCTAAAGGTAAAGTGGGTGAAGATAACTCCGCGTTACTCGGAGCCATGATTATTACTAAACTCCAGTTGGCAGCTTTATCTCGCGTGGACATACCGGAAAGCGAACGTAAGGATTTTTATTTATACGTGGACGAATTTCAAAACTTCGTCACGGACAGTTTTGCGACTATTCTAAGCGAAGCGCGTAAATATCGTTTAAACCTTACCATGGGCCACCAGTATATCGGCCAGCTGACTCCGGAAAACAATACCAAAGTTCGCGATGCCGTATTCGGTAACGTTGGCTCTATGATTGTATTCCGAGTAGGAGCGGCGGATGCCGAGTATTTAGAAACGGAGTTCGAACCGGCATTTACCCCTACAGACATCGTCAATTTGCCTAAATTCCATATCGTCTTAAAACTAATGATCAACGGCGTGGCCAGCGATCCTTTCACGGCTACAACCATTCCTGTCGATGAGAACTGGAGAATAGGGGACGGTGAAAAAGTAATTAAAGTTTCTCGAGAACGCTATGCTAATCCGCGTGAAGAAGTAGAAGAAAAGATTCAGCGCTGGATGGGCACAGAATTTCATGAGGCTTCTGCCGATTCGCACAGTGCTGAAAATGGCGAACAGTCTATCCGCAGACAGCGAGATCTTCCCGCACAAAAAGCTGGGACGGGCGGTTATGCTGCGTCCAGAGAACGCACCCCAGTGACTCGTCCGGAGAGCAATGAGAATATGCGCCAAACTGATCAAAATGATCAGCCTGGGGTAGTCGCGGAAGTAAGTGAAGTGGCTGTGCGTAAAGCCAGCATCCAAATCGCCGATGATTTCTTAAACCGCGTAAAGACTCCGGCCAAAGCTCCAGCCTTTGGTCCATCCGCCGCTGCGCCGGGAAAGCTGGGTCCAAATAGTAATTCAAATAGAACTGGAGGCCGTTCCTTTAGCAAGCCTAACAGTAGAACAGCTGCGGCACAGCCTGGCAACGCGTATTCGCGCCCAAAACCGGCTCCAAAAGGCCCAAAGAAGCCCGACTTTTGGAAAACTGCCCAAACTCTAAATCAACAAAACCAGGAAGGATTGGCTAATAACATCGCTGATGCTTTAGAAGGCGCGTTTACAACAGCACCACCAAAACCTCAGCCAGCTGCACAACAAGCTCCAAAACCTCCAGTAGACGGTCAAAGTGCAAATCAGACCGGCATAGCAGAGGAAGGACAGACTTACAATTTATAA
- the trxA gene encoding thioredoxin, protein MSEIKATKSTFDFEVLKSDRLVLVDFWAVWCGPCKILGPIVAELAEQYAGKIKVAKINVDEEPELTQEYGIMSIPTMKFFKDGQIVGEIVGAAPKATIEAEIEKLLA, encoded by the coding sequence ATGAGCGAAATAAAAGCAACTAAAAGCACTTTTGATTTTGAGGTGCTAAAATCGGATCGTTTGGTTCTGGTGGACTTCTGGGCGGTATGGTGCGGTCCTTGCAAAATTCTCGGTCCAATTGTCGCAGAATTAGCCGAACAGTATGCAGGTAAAATTAAGGTAGCAAAAATCAACGTTGACGAAGAGCCCGAACTCACACAGGAATACGGCATTATGAGCATCCCAACTATGAAATTCTTTAAGGACGGACAGATCGTTGGCGAAATCGTAGGAGCTGCCCCAAAAGCTACTATCGAAGCAGAAATAGAAAAACTCTTAGCTTAA
- a CDS encoding serine hydrolase, with protein sequence MVKSLKIIGLIVLAIIILYAISFFFSNAGLGPSYNSKLSNKEQVNIGSMATYSVGAQDIPEVKAKSYMAVDLANDEIIYSRRADSPLLVASLTKLMTAWIVLNYGDMSDRYTVLKEDATAFSPALKLVPGDKVLVSDLFNAMLIGSANDAAAALSRYIEKKQPQSFIELMNQESKKLNMKDTRFSNPNGFDSETNYSSSNDLRILATKLLEKSAFDATNRATGYTFSGEIKTDYQINATNILLKQYSDLRAIKTGFTEEAQGSMINILRHNNQNYLLIVIGSPDRESDTLILRKKVLEIQ encoded by the coding sequence ATGGTCAAATCCCTCAAAATAATCGGCTTAATAGTACTTGCGATCATTATACTGTATGCGATCTCTTTTTTCTTTTCTAATGCAGGTTTGGGTCCCAGTTATAATTCCAAATTATCTAACAAGGAACAGGTGAATATTGGAAGCATGGCTACATATTCTGTGGGCGCGCAAGACATCCCTGAAGTTAAGGCAAAAAGCTATATGGCGGTAGATCTGGCAAACGATGAAATAATTTATTCCAGGCGAGCAGATAGTCCGTTGTTAGTAGCTAGCTTAACTAAGCTGATGACAGCTTGGATAGTGTTAAATTATGGCGACATGTCCGACAGGTACACAGTCTTGAAAGAGGATGCCACCGCCTTCAGCCCGGCTTTAAAGCTAGTACCAGGGGATAAAGTACTTGTATCGGATTTATTTAACGCCATGCTAATCGGCTCAGCCAACGATGCCGCAGCCGCACTTTCTCGTTATATAGAAAAGAAACAGCCTCAATCGTTTATTGAGTTAATGAATCAGGAGAGTAAAAAGCTGAATATGAAGGATACGCGCTTTAGCAATCCAAATGGTTTTGACAGCGAAACAAATTATTCTTCTAGCAATGATCTTCGCATCCTCGCTACAAAATTGTTAGAAAAAAGCGCGTTCGATGCAACCAACCGTGCTACAGGTTACACTTTTTCTGGAGAAATAAAAACGGATTACCAGATTAATGCCACAAATATTCTCCTTAAACAGTACTCCGACCTGAGAGCAATCAAAACCGGTTTTACCGAAGAAGCGCAAGGAAGTATGATAAATATTTTAAGACATAACAATCAAAATTACCTGCTAATTGTGATAGGCAGCCCCGATCGGGAAAGCGATACGCTAATCCTCAGAAAGAAAGTCCTGGAGATCCAATAG
- the mraY gene encoding phospho-N-acetylmuramoyl-pentapeptide-transferase — MITDLLIKIFSLTAIAFLFAIAITPLVTSLLYRFNLGKQIRNDGSTPLFSRMHSHKEGTPTMGGVIVWGTVLILGVVFWFFDRALGIENFHILNFLTRKETLLPLGALIGAAIVGLMDDYLDIRRLGHMGRGFRFRFKLILYTLVALIGAWWFYFKLGFDFVHVPFYGDVTIGWLFIPFFLLVTVGTSFAVNQTDGLDGLAGGVLLVAFIGFAVISFMIGRDNLASMLGVISGSLLAFLWFNVHPARFFMGDTGSMGLGVLLAIVAFLTNSVLLLPLMGFVFVIEAGSYFIQLFWKVVFKKKFFLAAPIHHHLEAVGWPEAKVTMRFWILSSIAGIMAVIIFFLDR, encoded by the coding sequence ATGATCACCGATTTATTAATCAAAATATTTAGCTTAACTGCTATAGCTTTTTTGTTTGCTATTGCCATCACGCCGCTCGTGACCAGCTTGCTTTACCGTTTTAATTTGGGGAAGCAAATTCGCAATGATGGCTCTACGCCGCTATTTTCCCGTATGCATTCTCATAAAGAAGGCACTCCTACCATGGGAGGGGTAATTGTGTGGGGAACTGTCTTGATTTTAGGCGTTGTCTTTTGGTTCTTCGACCGCGCGCTAGGCATAGAAAATTTTCATATTCTAAACTTCCTAACCAGAAAAGAAACCTTGCTACCTCTGGGAGCGTTGATAGGCGCAGCGATTGTGGGCCTGATGGACGATTATCTAGACATTCGCCGCCTCGGACACATGGGGCGAGGCTTCCGGTTCCGCTTTAAATTAATTTTATACACTTTGGTAGCCTTAATTGGTGCCTGGTGGTTTTATTTTAAGCTTGGCTTTGACTTCGTGCACGTTCCTTTTTATGGCGATGTAACTATAGGATGGTTGTTTATTCCGTTCTTTTTACTCGTAACAGTGGGGACAAGCTTTGCCGTAAACCAGACCGACGGTTTGGACGGTTTGGCAGGAGGAGTTTTACTAGTAGCCTTTATAGGTTTTGCGGTTATATCTTTCATGATCGGCCGGGATAATCTAGCGTCTATGCTAGGCGTAATCTCCGGATCTTTACTGGCTTTTTTATGGTTCAATGTGCACCCCGCCAGATTTTTTATGGGCGATACAGGCTCAATGGGCTTAGGGGTGTTGCTGGCTATTGTGGCATTTTTGACCAACAGCGTATTACTGCTTCCTCTGATGGGATTTGTCTTCGTAATCGAAGCCGGCAGCTATTTTATACAATTGTTTTGGAAAGTAGTATTTAAGAAAAAATTCTTTTTAGCTGCCCCTATCCACCACCATCTCGAAGCGGTGGGGTGGCCGGAAGCTAAAGTTACCATGCGATTTTGGATTCTCTCCAGCATCGCAGGAATCATGGCCGTTATCATCTTCTTCCTGGACCGTTAA
- a CDS encoding amidohydrolase family protein, with product MYSLLIKNANIIDGSGKKGFAADVAVEGDKIVAVSEKITVGAKQIFDGTGLILTPGFIDVQNHSDSYWQLFDNPALESLVTQGYTTILVGSSGSSLAPLLSEQSLLGIQKWKPTSGINVNWRTYKEYAEQLAGKKYGANVSTLIGYSTVRRGLLGDSVSAPTKEDLDALTKLLEECLVAGAKGVSLGLQYSHELNVSEAEIFNLAQLCAKHNKVLAVSLRNESSEMIANIRELAAIAEQTGVRLKISHLKIRFRNNQNLLTELLDTLESSWHRGVKISFDSYPYDFTWQPLYTYLPKWAIEGGRSKMLERLKDEVQHKKILSYLRDHPGKITELIIASTGPNLKVNGKAVSKIAKDMNLTSEEAVLSLIKSGGSSVLVFDKCLDPKTVSIINNHAMGLIATNGGGFNLIHGENLVHPRSFGTSTKFLRSVIDDKSISLEEAVAKLSGRAAEVAGLTDRGILKTGNYADLVLFDPAHINSEASMSNPYQYSKGITAVWVNGELTVRNGLPLETLAGTFI from the coding sequence ATGTATTCACTGCTCATAAAAAACGCAAATATAATCGACGGGTCTGGTAAGAAAGGTTTTGCTGCGGATGTCGCGGTAGAGGGCGATAAGATAGTTGCTGTATCGGAAAAGATTACCGTGGGTGCTAAGCAAATTTTTGACGGTACGGGTTTAATTCTAACGCCGGGGTTTATAGATGTACAAAACCATAGCGACAGTTATTGGCAGCTGTTCGACAATCCCGCATTAGAGAGCTTGGTCACCCAAGGCTATACAACTATTTTGGTAGGAAGCTCTGGCAGCAGCCTGGCCCCTTTGCTTTCCGAGCAAAGCCTTTTGGGTATTCAAAAATGGAAGCCCACCTCGGGCATTAATGTAAACTGGCGGACTTATAAGGAATATGCGGAGCAATTGGCGGGAAAGAAATACGGAGCAAATGTCTCGACCTTAATTGGGTATTCTACTGTCCGTCGCGGTCTATTAGGCGATTCGGTATCAGCACCGACAAAAGAAGATCTAGACGCCCTGACCAAGCTATTGGAAGAATGCTTAGTTGCCGGAGCCAAAGGCGTTTCTTTGGGATTGCAGTATTCACACGAGTTAAATGTCAGCGAAGCAGAGATTTTTAACCTTGCTCAATTGTGCGCCAAGCATAATAAAGTTTTGGCTGTGAGCTTAAGGAACGAGAGCTCGGAAATGATCGCCAATATCCGAGAACTGGCTGCCATTGCAGAACAGACCGGCGTGAGGCTAAAAATATCTCATTTGAAGATCAGATTCCGCAACAATCAAAATCTGCTTACGGAATTATTAGACACCTTAGAATCCAGCTGGCATAGGGGAGTAAAGATTTCTTTCGATTCCTATCCGTACGATTTTACCTGGCAACCCTTGTACACTTATTTGCCAAAGTGGGCCATAGAAGGCGGTCGCAGCAAAATGCTGGAACGGCTTAAAGATGAAGTGCAGCATAAAAAAATATTGAGTTATCTACGAGATCATCCGGGCAAGATCACGGAGTTGATTATCGCGTCCACAGGACCAAATTTAAAAGTCAACGGCAAAGCCGTGTCTAAAATCGCCAAGGATATGAATCTAACCAGCGAAGAAGCTGTATTAAGCCTTATCAAAAGCGGAGGCAGCAGCGTTCTTGTTTTCGATAAATGTTTAGATCCCAAAACAGTATCAATAATTAACAATCACGCTATGGGCCTGATTGCCACCAACGGAGGCGGTTTTAACCTTATCCATGGCGAAAACTTAGTCCACCCGCGCAGTTTTGGAACCAGTACTAAATTTTTAAGATCTGTAATAGACGATAAAAGCATCAGCCTGGAAGAAGCGGTTGCCAAGCTGAGCGGCAGAGCTGCAGAGGTCGCAGGCTTAACTGACCGGGGCATCTTAAAAACCGGCAATTACGCAGACTTGGTTCTGTTTGACCCGGCGCATATCAATTCCGAAGCCAGCATGAGCAATCCATACCAGTACAGCAAAGGCATAACAGCCGTCTGGGTAAATGGCGAATTAACAGTTCGCAACGGACTGCCTTTAGAAACATTAGCTGGGACTTTCATTTGA
- the murD gene encoding UDP-N-acetylmuramoyl-L-alanine--D-glutamate ligase produces MDIKGLQNKSVGILGFGQEGQAIAEYLVKSGLNPVVYDAKKLDEWSSLNLAKLHSLGLQAVTGEDYLQHAIDSQEIIFRSPGIRLPDKQQQLAISKNITITSQTQWFFEHCPAKIIGVTGTKGKGTTSSLIYEILSAADLQSKVYLTGNIGKIQPLEFLSDLTPEDWVVYELSSFQLQDLKQSPHIGVCLMVTSDHLDYHSDLNEYHTAKSAISAFQNEEDICIYNADYEATKKIGELGSGQKWKISKLQPVQNGAWINEKSEEIQISGTSEHPLIISGSKRLLRGNHNLENIAAASLVAAILQIPDEIIKKTVNEFPGLKHRLQFVTEKKGVKYYNDSISTIPETAIAAVKAFPEESIVLILGGSEKNLDYSELATVIGKSKNIKAVVTMGPVGKRVQPLLISNNFSGNIQGPFSDFNQVMQAVNRVSETGDIVILSPAAPSFDMFEGYAFRGDEFIKQVTQ; encoded by the coding sequence ATGGATATTAAAGGTTTACAAAATAAATCAGTCGGGATATTAGGTTTCGGACAGGAAGGGCAAGCAATCGCTGAATATTTAGTTAAAAGCGGTCTGAACCCTGTTGTTTACGACGCAAAAAAATTAGACGAATGGTCATCTTTAAATTTAGCCAAGCTGCATTCGCTCGGTTTGCAAGCTGTGACCGGAGAGGATTATTTGCAGCATGCAATTGATTCGCAAGAGATCATTTTTCGGAGCCCGGGGATTCGCCTGCCTGACAAGCAGCAACAATTAGCGATTTCTAAAAATATTACAATCACTAGCCAGACTCAGTGGTTTTTTGAACATTGCCCAGCAAAAATAATAGGCGTTACTGGCACAAAAGGCAAAGGCACTACTTCTAGCCTAATATACGAGATCCTCTCAGCGGCAGATTTACAAAGCAAAGTCTATCTAACTGGCAATATCGGCAAGATCCAGCCTTTGGAGTTTTTAAGCGATCTTACCCCCGAGGACTGGGTCGTTTATGAATTGTCCAGTTTTCAGCTTCAAGATCTCAAGCAAAGCCCTCACATTGGAGTTTGCTTAATGGTAACTTCCGACCATTTGGACTATCATTCGGATTTAAATGAATACCACACCGCTAAATCTGCCATTTCGGCATTCCAAAATGAGGAAGATATTTGCATTTATAATGCCGATTATGAGGCGACGAAAAAAATAGGCGAACTAGGTTCGGGGCAAAAATGGAAGATTAGCAAATTGCAGCCTGTGCAGAACGGAGCTTGGATCAACGAAAAGTCCGAGGAAATTCAGATCAGTGGCACCAGCGAACATCCTTTAATCATTAGTGGCAGTAAGAGGTTACTGCGCGGAAACCATAATCTCGAGAACATCGCGGCTGCCAGCCTAGTTGCGGCAATTTTACAAATTCCAGATGAAATTATCAAAAAAACAGTTAATGAATTTCCAGGTCTTAAGCACCGCTTACAGTTCGTAACAGAAAAGAAAGGTGTTAAATACTACAACGATTCTATTTCGACAATCCCGGAAACTGCCATTGCAGCTGTTAAGGCTTTCCCAGAGGAATCCATCGTGCTGATACTCGGCGGTTCGGAAAAAAATTTGGACTATTCCGAGCTTGCTACTGTTATTGGCAAGTCCAAAAATATAAAAGCAGTTGTAACTATGGGCCCAGTCGGGAAGAGAGTCCAGCCATTGCTAATTTCTAATAATTTTTCTGGCAACATACAAGGGCCGTTTAGCGATTTTAATCAGGTAATGCAGGCGGTCAACAGAGTTTCGGAAACCGGAGATATAGTTATATTGAGCCCCGCCGCACCATCCTTTGATATGTTTGAAGGTTATGCGTTTCGAGGCGATGAATTTATAAAGCAAGTGACTCAATAA
- the ftsW gene encoding putative lipid II flippase FtsW, whose translation MPKTKSKLNLPVLLLTAALVVIGLSMLWSASTAESTQNFGNTTYYLVHQLTRGVLIGAISLYFFSRFDYNKLKKPAGIFLAVALVLLVLVKMPGLGVTANGATRWISLGPIFFQPAELAKLAVIIYLAAWMSKPDRAPSNNFWHSVFPPLVLIVVMSMLIIWQPDLGSTLSLLAISMTMFFAGGVRLKYLAGLAVSGVVAVLGIAWIEPYRLQRITAFLNPSGDPLGIGYQINQALIAVGSGGLFGYGYGLSRQKHFYLPETINDSIFAIIAEELGFIRIVLILLIFGALLYKMMQVALKASDNFGRMLAIGITSLIAINVTINIAAIIGLVPLTGIPLPFFSYGSTAMIVNLTAIGILLNISKQSKA comes from the coding sequence ATGCCTAAGACAAAGTCAAAATTGAATCTGCCGGTCTTACTGCTCACGGCTGCGCTGGTTGTGATCGGGTTAAGCATGCTTTGGTCTGCGTCTACTGCGGAATCCACTCAAAATTTTGGGAATACTACCTATTATTTAGTCCATCAATTAACCCGCGGGGTTTTAATAGGAGCCATCTCTTTATATTTCTTTAGCAGATTTGACTACAACAAATTAAAGAAGCCAGCTGGAATATTTTTAGCAGTGGCTTTAGTGCTTTTGGTTTTAGTAAAGATGCCTGGCCTGGGAGTAACCGCCAATGGTGCAACCCGCTGGATAAGCTTGGGTCCAATTTTCTTCCAGCCAGCGGAATTAGCCAAGCTTGCAGTCATAATTTACCTAGCTGCGTGGATGTCTAAACCAGACCGCGCGCCCTCTAATAATTTTTGGCATTCGGTTTTTCCTCCTCTGGTCTTGATCGTTGTAATGAGCATGTTAATCATATGGCAGCCGGACTTGGGATCCACTCTTTCTTTATTGGCTATTAGCATGACCATGTTTTTTGCCGGCGGTGTCAGGTTAAAATATTTAGCAGGTTTAGCGGTGAGCGGAGTGGTGGCAGTTTTAGGTATTGCCTGGATAGAACCCTACCGTCTCCAGCGCATCACTGCTTTTCTAAATCCAAGCGGGGATCCGCTCGGCATCGGCTATCAGATCAATCAGGCGTTGATTGCCGTCGGAAGTGGCGGCCTGTTTGGCTATGGTTATGGACTTTCCCGGCAAAAGCACTTCTATTTGCCAGAAACGATTAACGACTCTATTTTTGCTATAATCGCTGAAGAGCTGGGCTTTATCAGAATTGTGCTGATATTGCTTATATTTGGTGCGTTGCTGTATAAAATGATGCAGGTTGCCCTAAAAGCCTCGGATAATTTCGGCCGAATGCTCGCCATTGGCATTACCTCGCTTATAGCGATAAATGTTACTATAAACATAGCCGCCATTATCGGATTAGTGCCTCTTACCGGCATCCCGCTCCCATTCTTTAGCTACGGAAGCACAGCTATGATAGTCAACCTTACTGCCATCGGCATACTCCTGAACATATCCAAACAAAGTAAAGCATGA